A single Streptomyces sp. Edi2 DNA region contains:
- a CDS encoding branched-chain amino acid aminotransferase translates to MTTPTIELKPSSHPLSDAERAQILAAPGFGRHFTDHMVTIRWTEGRGWHDGQLVPYGPLSLDPATNVLHYAQEIFEGLKAYRQPDGSVATFRPDANARRFQASARRLAMPELPVETFIEACDLLVQQDKGWVPAHGGEESLYLRPFMIATEVGLGVKPANEYLFVVIASPAGAYFAGGVKPVSIWLSEDRVRAVPGGMGDAKTGGNYAASLLAQAEAAAHGCDQVAYLDAVEHKWVEELGGMNLYFVYGDKIVTPTLTGSLLAGVTRDSLLSVARDLGYASEEARVSIDQWKTDTENGTLTEVFACGTAAVITPVGTVKSAGGEWVQSGGEPGKVTLKLRDALLDIQRGIGEDKHGWMHPLG, encoded by the coding sequence ATGACGACGCCCACCATCGAGCTCAAGCCCTCCTCGCATCCGCTCTCCGACGCGGAGCGGGCGCAGATCCTCGCCGCCCCCGGCTTCGGCCGCCACTTCACCGACCACATGGTGACGATCAGGTGGACGGAGGGCCGCGGCTGGCACGACGGCCAGCTCGTGCCGTACGGGCCGCTCTCCCTCGACCCGGCGACCAATGTCCTGCACTACGCGCAGGAGATCTTCGAGGGCCTGAAGGCCTACCGGCAGCCCGACGGCTCCGTCGCCACGTTCCGCCCCGACGCCAACGCCCGGCGCTTCCAGGCCTCCGCACGCCGGCTGGCCATGCCGGAGCTGCCCGTCGAGACCTTCATCGAGGCCTGCGACCTGCTCGTCCAGCAGGACAAGGGCTGGGTGCCGGCGCACGGCGGCGAGGAGTCGCTCTACCTGCGCCCCTTCATGATCGCGACCGAGGTCGGGCTGGGCGTGAAGCCCGCCAACGAGTACCTTTTCGTGGTCATCGCCTCGCCCGCCGGCGCGTACTTCGCCGGGGGCGTCAAGCCCGTCTCCATCTGGCTGTCCGAGGACCGGGTGCGCGCCGTCCCCGGCGGTATGGGCGACGCAAAGACCGGCGGCAACTACGCCGCGTCGCTGCTCGCGCAGGCCGAGGCCGCCGCACACGGCTGTGACCAGGTCGCCTACCTCGACGCCGTGGAGCACAAGTGGGTCGAGGAGCTGGGCGGCATGAACCTGTACTTCGTGTACGGCGACAAGATCGTCACGCCCACGCTCACCGGCTCCCTCCTCGCCGGTGTCACCCGTGACTCCCTGCTGTCCGTCGCCCGCGACCTGGGCTACGCGTCGGAGGAGGCCAGGGTCTCCATCGACCAGTGGAAGACCGACACGGAGAACGGCACCCTCACCGAGGTCTTCGCCTGCGGTACGGCCGCCGTGATCACCCCCGTCGGCACGGTCAAGAGCGCGGGCGGCGAGTGGGTCCAGTCCGGTGGTGAGCCCGGCAAGGTCACGCTGAAGCTGCGGGACGCGCTCCTCGACATCCAGCGCGGCATCGGCGAGGACAAGCACGGCTGGATGCACCCGCTGGGCTGA
- a CDS encoding cytosine permease gives MPIEQRGVDTVPEEERTSGPRDLISILLGSNLALGVVIFGWLPVSFGLGFWPSVTSLAAGTAVGTLLTAPLALVSLRSATNLSTSSGAHFGVRGRLIGSVIGLLLSLGYTALTLWVGGDAVVGALHRLTGLPSSGATYALVYALLAGATAVGAVYGYRVLLRLSKVLAIGLTVLLAVGVVAYAGTFTTAAPHGSSYLLGGFWQTWLLAAVSAGLSGPIAFITLLGDYSRYISPHRHSSTKVFGATCLGLLVGLLVPQLFGTFTALAVGAGADYAGPLVAGAPLWYLALLLLNASAGSVGNAGLMLYSMGLDLDAILPRATRTQATYVVAGLSTTLVYAGHFLWAAQDAMTSFVLLMTAVGTPWAVITVIGFVRCRGRYDPESLQVYNRGTRGGVYWYRAGWHVRAAVAWALGSVVGLMGVDTPLFQGPLLPLTGGIDLSFLLAAAVSGLAYLALTARDPRPAAAPCAVPPAPPASAAAKTLAEVPAEAPAEAG, from the coding sequence CAGCGGCCCTCGCGACCTGATCTCGATCCTGCTCGGGTCGAACCTCGCCCTCGGCGTGGTGATCTTCGGCTGGCTCCCGGTCTCCTTCGGGCTCGGCTTCTGGCCCTCGGTGACCTCCCTGGCGGCCGGCACCGCCGTCGGCACCCTCCTCACCGCCCCGCTCGCGCTGGTGTCCCTGCGCAGCGCCACCAACCTGTCCACCAGCAGCGGAGCCCACTTCGGCGTGCGCGGCCGGCTCATCGGCTCGGTCATCGGCCTGCTGCTGTCGCTGGGCTACACCGCGCTGACGCTGTGGGTGGGCGGGGACGCGGTCGTCGGCGCGCTGCACCGCCTGACCGGACTGCCGTCGAGCGGTGCGACCTACGCGCTGGTCTACGCCCTGCTGGCGGGCGCCACCGCGGTCGGCGCGGTCTACGGCTACCGGGTGCTGCTGCGGCTGAGCAAGGTGCTCGCCATCGGTCTGACCGTGCTGCTGGCCGTCGGCGTCGTCGCGTACGCGGGCACCTTCACCACCGCCGCGCCGCACGGCAGCAGCTATCTGCTCGGCGGCTTCTGGCAGACCTGGCTGCTGGCCGCCGTCTCCGCGGGGCTCAGCGGCCCGATCGCGTTCATCACCCTGCTCGGCGACTACAGCCGCTACATCTCCCCGCACCGGCACAGTTCCACGAAGGTCTTCGGCGCCACCTGTCTGGGCCTGCTGGTCGGCCTCCTGGTGCCGCAGCTCTTCGGTACGTTCACCGCGCTCGCCGTCGGCGCGGGCGCGGACTACGCGGGCCCGCTGGTGGCCGGCGCACCGCTGTGGTACCTGGCGCTGCTGCTGCTCAACGCCTCGGCCGGCTCGGTCGGCAACGCCGGTCTGATGCTCTACAGCATGGGCCTCGACCTGGACGCGATCCTGCCGCGCGCCACCCGTACCCAGGCCACCTATGTCGTCGCGGGCCTCTCGACCACGCTGGTCTACGCCGGTCATTTCCTGTGGGCCGCGCAGGACGCGATGACCTCCTTCGTCCTGCTGATGACGGCCGTCGGCACGCCCTGGGCGGTGATCACCGTGATCGGCTTCGTCCGCTGCCGCGGCAGGTACGACCCGGAGTCCCTGCAGGTCTACAACCGCGGTACCCGCGGCGGCGTGTACTGGTACCGGGCGGGCTGGCACGTCCGGGCCGCCGTGGCCTGGGCGCTGGGCTCGGTGGTCGGCCTGATGGGCGTGGACACGCCCTTGTTCCAGGGGCCGCTGCTCCCGCTGACCGGTGGCATCGACCTCAGCTTCCTGCTCGCGGCGGCCGTGAGCGGCCTCGCCTACCTGGCCCTCACCGCCCGGGACCCGCGCCCGGCCGCGGCACCGTGCGCCGTACCGCCCGCTCCCCCGGCCTCCGCCGCGGCGAAGACCCTCGCGGAGGTCCCCGCGGAGGCCCCCGCGGAGGCCGGCTGA